The nucleotide sequence GTGAGTTCGCCCACAACGACCCCTGGCGGAGGAGCGACCCACCCTTTTGCGCCTTACGCTCAACGGACCGCACAACTCTCTTTGCACCCCTGCCCGTCCTTCGCAACCCCGCTAACTGCAATCCGCAACCCGTCTGCACGTCACGACTGACACGACTGTCACGACTTCACGCCAGCGCGGAGGTTCCAGCTCTCATGAAGCTCACCGTCGTCGGCTGCTCGGGGTCGTTCCCTTCCGCGGAATCGGCCTGTTCGAGCTACCTCGTAGAGGCCGACGGCTTCCGGCTGCTTCTCGACATGGGCAACGGTGCCCTCGGCGAGCTGCAGCGCCACTGCGGTCTCTACGACCTCGACGCGATCTTCCTCAGCCATCTGCACGCCGACCACTGCATCGACATGTGCGCGTACTTCGTCGCACGCTACTACCGCCATGACGGCGGCCGCTGCGCCCCCATCCCGGTCTACGGGCCCGAGGGCACCGAGCAGCGCCTGACCACGGCCTACGCGGACACCCCGTCCGCCTCCTCCATGAGCGAGGTCTTCGACTTCCACACGGTCAAGCCGAGCACGTTCGAGATCGGCCCCTTCACCATCCACACGGAACGGGTCGCCCACCCCGTCGAGGCGTACGGCATCCGGATCGAGCACGGCGGCCGGGTCCTGACGTACTCCGGGGACACCGGCGTCACCGACACCCTGGACGAACTGGCCCGCGACGCCGACCTGTTCCTGTGCGAGGCCGCCTTCACGCACGGCAAGGAGAACATCCCGGACCTCCATCTCAACGGCCGCGAGGCCGGTGAGACGGCCGCCCGGGCAGCCGCCCGCCGTCTCCTCCTCACCCACATCCCGCCGTGGACCGACCCGCAGGTCAACCTCGCCGACGCCCGCGAGGTGTACGACGGCCCGGTGGAACTGGCGGTGCCGAGGATGTCGTACGAGATCTAGGGCCGGACGTACGGAGAAGGCCCCCGGAATCCGGGGGCCTTCTTCGCGCTCGGGGGAGCCGCGACGGCTACTTGGCCTCCGCCTTCTGCAGCTCGGCCAGCTCCTCGTCCGACTCCCGGCCGGGGGTCGGCAGGTTGAACCGGACGATCGCGAACCGGAAGATCACGTAGTAGAGGGCGCCGAAGCACAGACCGACCAGGAGAAGCCCCAACGGATTGGTGGCGATGCCGAGGTTGAGGCCGAAGTCGATCGCGCCGGCCGAGAAACCGAAGCCGTCCTTCATACCGAGCGCCCAGGTCAGGGCCATCGAGACACCGGTGAGCACGGCGTGGATGGCGTACAGGATCGGGGCGATGAACATGAAGGTGAACTCGATCGGCTCGGTGACACCGGTGATGAACGAGGTGAGCGCGAGGGAGAACATCATGCCGCCGACGACCTTGCGGCGCTCGGGGCGGGCCGTGTGGTAGATCGCGAGACAGACGGCCGGCAGACCGAACATCATGATCGGGAAGAAGCCGGTCATGAACTGTCCGGCGGTCGGGTCACCGGCCAGGAAGCGCGCGATGTCACCGTTCTTGCCATCGAAGGAACCGGCCTGGAGCCACGGGAACGAGTTGAGCAGGTGATGCATGCCGACCGGGATCAGCGCACGGTTGGCGATACCGAAGATGCCCGCGCCGACCGCGCCCGAACCGACCAGCCACTCACCGAAGTTGTGCAGCCCCGTGCCGAGGACCGGCCAGATGTACCCGAAGACGATGCCGATGAACAGGCCCGCGAAGGCGGCCAGGATGGGCACCAGACGGCGGCCACCGAAGAAGCCGGCCCAGTCGGGCAGCTTGGTGCGGTAGAAGCGCTGGTAGAGCAGGGCGACGACGAGGCCCATCACCACACCGCCGAGGACACCGGCGTCGACCGCCTTGTCCACCATCACGACCTTGCCGTCGACGGCCGTCGCCACCTGGGGCAGGCTGGGGTCGGTGAAGGTGCCGAGGACCTTCTGGAAGACGAGGTAGCCGACGACCGCGGCGAGCGCGGTCGAGCCGTCCGACTTCTTCGCGAAGCCGATCGCGATGCCGACCGCGAACAGCAGCGGCATGTTGTCGAGGATCGCACCGCCACCCGCGGCCATGAAGCCCGCGAACTTGGTGACGAAGTCGGGGAACGCCTCGCGCCCGAGCATGTCCTTGTTGCCGAGGCGGACGAGCAGGGCGGCGGCCGGCAGGACGGCGACCGGCAGCATCAGGCTGCGGCCGATACGCTGCAGGACAGCCATGGTGCGGGAGCCCAGGCCGGGGCCCTTGTTGTCTGCGGCCGCGGGAGCGGCGCTGGCCGTGGTCACAACTTCCTCCAGTAGGCAGGGCGCCGCCCAGGGACGGGAGTGTGGGGGAGGGCAGCACGGGAGAGGTCTACACCATTCAGTGGTGTAGACCTGTTGTAGCACGCTGAGGGTCACCCAAGGAACCCGCGATTCCCGTTTTATGCCTTCGTGATCTCGCCCGGCCGTCACCGGTCGTTTCTGCTTGGCGGGCACCCGCCCGGTGGTGTAGACCAGTCGCATACGGTCCGTAGGGCACAGCGGTCCGGATCAGGCAGACCAAGGAGAAATCGCCATGGCCACCAAGGCTGAGAAGATCGTCGCCGGGCTCGGCGGCCTCGACAACATCGAAGAGGTCGAGGGCTGCATCACGCGCCTGCGCACCGAGGTCCATGACGCCTCCCTCGTGAACGACGCCGCACTCAAGGCCGCCGGCGCCCACGGAGTCGTCAAGATGGGCACCGCGATCCAGGTCGTCATCGGCACGGACGCCGACCCCATCGCCACGGAGATCGAAGACATGATGTAACCGCGCCCGCTTCCACCGACGGGGGTCCTTCCCGGCGCGGGAGGGCCCTCTCCGCATGTGCCGCTAGGCTCGGCGCCATGTCTCGAATCGACGGCCGCACGCCCGAACAGCTCCGCCCGGTCACCATCGAACGCGGGTGGAGCAAGCACGCCGAGGGCTCCGTCCTCGTCTCCTTCGGCGACACGAAGGTCTTCTGCACCGCCTCCTTCACCGAAGGCGTCCCCCGCTGGCGCAAGGGCAGCGGCGAGGGCTGGGTCACCGCCGAGTACTCCATGCTCCCCCGCGCCACCAACACCCGCGGCGACCGCGAGTCCGTACGCGGCAAGATCGGCGGCCGCACCCACGAGATCTCCCGCCTCATCGGCCGCTCCCTTCGCGCCGTCATCGACTACAAGGCGCTCGGCGAGAACATGATCGTCCTGGACTGCGACGTCCTCCAGGCCGACGGCGGCACGCGTACGGCGGCCATCACCGGCGCGTACGTCGCGCTGGCCGACGCCGTGTCCTGGGCCCAGGGCAGGAAGCTGATCAAGGCCAACCGTCAGCCCCTCACCGGCACGGTCAGCGCGGTGTCGGTGGGCATCGTCGGCGGCGTCCCCCTCCTCGACCTCTGCTACGAGGAGGACGTGAAGGCCGACACCGACATGAACGTCGTCTGCACCGGCGACGGCCGCTTCGTCGAGGTCCAGGGCACCGCCGAGGCCGAGCCGTTCGCCCGCGAGGAACTCAACTCGCTGCTGGACCTCGCCGTTTCCGGCTGCACGGATCTGGCGCTCCTGCAGCGCAAGGCACTTGATACGGTCCTCGAAAGGTAAAGGGCACCCCAAGAGCGATGGCCGCCGACAGCAACCACGGCGGCCCCGCCCGCGTCCTTGCACATACGGGCGCACGGCACACCACCGTGCGCCCGGCCACACCGGCACCAGCCGTTCCCGGGGCCGTCAGGCCTGCAACCAGTAGGAGGACCGTTCCATGGCCGCGAGCCGCCGACGCCGTATGACCACCATCGCCGGAGCCGTAGCTGCCGTCGCCCTCACGGCCGGCCTCACCACCGGCTGCGACGCCGTGAACAAGGCCCTGGACTGCGTCCAGACCGCCGACGCCATCGCCCAGAGCGTGGACGACCTCCAGCAGGCCGTGCAGAACGCGGCGAACGACCCGACGCAGCTGGAGGAGTCCCTCGACTCCATCGACAAGAACCTCGACGAGATCGGTGACAAGACGGACAACACCGACGTCACCAAGGCCGTCGACTCCCTCCAGGGGGCCGTCA is from Streptomyces sp. NBC_01314 and encodes:
- a CDS encoding MBL fold metallo-hydrolase, giving the protein MKLTVVGCSGSFPSAESACSSYLVEADGFRLLLDMGNGALGELQRHCGLYDLDAIFLSHLHADHCIDMCAYFVARYYRHDGGRCAPIPVYGPEGTEQRLTTAYADTPSASSMSEVFDFHTVKPSTFEIGPFTIHTERVAHPVEAYGIRIEHGGRVLTYSGDTGVTDTLDELARDADLFLCEAAFTHGKENIPDLHLNGREAGETAARAAARRLLLTHIPPWTDPQVNLADAREVYDGPVELAVPRMSYEI
- a CDS encoding PTS transporter subunit EIIC codes for the protein MTTASAAPAAADNKGPGLGSRTMAVLQRIGRSLMLPVAVLPAAALLVRLGNKDMLGREAFPDFVTKFAGFMAAGGGAILDNMPLLFAVGIAIGFAKKSDGSTALAAVVGYLVFQKVLGTFTDPSLPQVATAVDGKVVMVDKAVDAGVLGGVVMGLVVALLYQRFYRTKLPDWAGFFGGRRLVPILAAFAGLFIGIVFGYIWPVLGTGLHNFGEWLVGSGAVGAGIFGIANRALIPVGMHHLLNSFPWLQAGSFDGKNGDIARFLAGDPTAGQFMTGFFPIMMFGLPAVCLAIYHTARPERRKVVGGMMFSLALTSFITGVTEPIEFTFMFIAPILYAIHAVLTGVSMALTWALGMKDGFGFSAGAIDFGLNLGIATNPLGLLLVGLCFGALYYVIFRFAIVRFNLPTPGRESDEELAELQKAEAK
- a CDS encoding glucose PTS transporter subunit EIIB — translated: MATKAEKIVAGLGGLDNIEEVEGCITRLRTEVHDASLVNDAALKAAGAHGVVKMGTAIQVVIGTDADPIATEIEDMM
- the rph gene encoding ribonuclease PH, with protein sequence MSRIDGRTPEQLRPVTIERGWSKHAEGSVLVSFGDTKVFCTASFTEGVPRWRKGSGEGWVTAEYSMLPRATNTRGDRESVRGKIGGRTHEISRLIGRSLRAVIDYKALGENMIVLDCDVLQADGGTRTAAITGAYVALADAVSWAQGRKLIKANRQPLTGTVSAVSVGIVGGVPLLDLCYEEDVKADTDMNVVCTGDGRFVEVQGTAEAEPFAREELNSLLDLAVSGCTDLALLQRKALDTVLER